A single genomic interval of Chitinophaga sp. 180180018-3 harbors:
- a CDS encoding DUF4293 domain-containing protein, whose protein sequence is MIQRIQSLYLLLAAAAAAAALSFNLWKATLTNNSVTYVNASSNYLLFVLYVVVILLSVVSIFLFKKRKLQFRLTVFGILFGLGALGYQYYVVQQTANRLSSGTSIATASYLPASFLPIVVIIFLFLAARGIYKDEKLIKSLDRLR, encoded by the coding sequence ATGATACAACGCATCCAGAGCCTCTATCTGTTATTGGCAGCAGCTGCCGCCGCTGCTGCTTTATCTTTCAACCTGTGGAAAGCAACACTGACCAATAATTCGGTGACTTACGTAAACGCCTCCAGCAATTACCTCCTGTTTGTGCTGTATGTTGTTGTAATATTGCTGTCTGTCGTATCGATTTTTCTTTTTAAGAAACGTAAGTTGCAATTCAGGTTAACTGTTTTTGGTATTCTTTTCGGACTGGGTGCGCTGGGTTACCAATATTATGTGGTGCAACAAACAGCCAACAGGCTTAGCTCCGGCACATCTATCGCTACGGCCTCTTATCTGCCGGCATCCTTTCTGCCTATTGTGGTGATCATCTTCCTTTTCCTTGCTGCAAGGGGTATTTATAAGGATGAGAAACTGATTAAATCATTGGATCGGCTAAGGTAG
- the uvrA gene encoding excinuclease ABC subunit UvrA translates to MATKVKKQTSIIDPQEVSPQDHIFIKGARVHNLKNVSVSIPRSKLVVVTGVSGSGKSSLTMDTLYAEGQRRYAESLSSYARQFLMRMNKPDVDYIKGICPAIAIEQKVITRTPRSTVGSMTEIYDYLRLLYGRVGKTYSPISGQQVKKHEVSDVVDFIVRLKHGSKVLMLVPFRRHAKRDAKEELNILLQKGFSRLYDPGSATLLRIEELLEQKKVTVPADAWVLIDRLVVKEFEEDDKHRIADSVQTAFYESEGDCYLEVDGKKMEHFANRFELDGIQFEEPVPNLFSFNNPYGACPTCEGFGQVLGIDADLVIPDKRLSVFEGAVAPWRGEKMGEYKEALIKSARKFGFPIHKPIAELTDEQVKLLWTGNEHFYGLNEFFKMVEQNLYKVQYRVLQARYRGRTVCPDCGGGRLRKEALYIKVGNRNIAELVDMPVSDLRKWFDELQLNEYEQQIGKRILIEINHRLKTLLDVGLGYLTLNRVANTLSGGESQRIQLTRTLGSNLTNSLYILDEPSIGLHARDTHRLINVLKELRDLGNTVVVVEHDEMMMEEADYIIDMGPLASHLGGEVIFAGTYPQILEDGKSLTGKYLSGRLGIEPPAKVRKWKKAITVEGARQHNLKDITVDFPLQVFTVISGVSGSGKTTLVKQILYPALMKLKGEFAERVGNHKAITGAVDDITQIEMIDQNPIGKSSRSNPVTYIKAYDEIRDLFARQPLSKMRGFQPKHFSFNVDGGRCDSCKGEGEVIVEMQFLADVHLTCESCGGKRFKDEVLEVTYKGKNIYEVLELGVDEALEFFKDEKDVCNRIRPLSSVGLGYVELGQSSDTLSGGEAQRVKLASFLGKGKAQGHILFIFDEPTTGLHFHDIRKLLDSFNALIEQGHTVLVIEHNLDVIKSADWVIDLGPEGGAGGGNLLYAGVPEGMKKVKNSQTGQFLK, encoded by the coding sequence ATGGCAACAAAAGTAAAGAAACAAACCAGCATAATTGATCCTCAGGAAGTTAGCCCACAGGACCATATTTTCATAAAAGGCGCCAGGGTACATAATCTTAAGAACGTAAGTGTATCTATCCCTCGCAGCAAGCTTGTAGTGGTTACCGGTGTGTCTGGTTCGGGGAAATCTTCCCTGACGATGGACACCCTTTATGCCGAAGGACAACGGCGTTATGCTGAAAGCCTCAGCTCCTACGCCCGGCAATTCCTGATGAGGATGAATAAACCGGATGTGGATTATATCAAAGGCATTTGTCCGGCTATCGCTATCGAGCAGAAAGTGATCACCCGTACTCCCCGCTCCACCGTGGGGTCGATGACGGAAATATACGATTACCTCCGGCTGCTGTACGGGCGGGTGGGGAAAACCTATTCTCCCATCTCCGGACAACAGGTTAAAAAACATGAGGTCAGCGACGTGGTGGATTTCATCGTCCGGCTGAAACATGGGAGCAAAGTACTGATGCTGGTGCCTTTCCGCCGGCATGCCAAAAGGGATGCAAAGGAGGAACTGAACATCCTGTTACAGAAAGGCTTTTCCCGTTTATACGATCCCGGTAGTGCCACATTGCTGCGCATAGAGGAACTGCTGGAACAGAAAAAAGTAACAGTACCGGCTGATGCCTGGGTATTGATAGACCGCCTGGTAGTGAAGGAGTTTGAGGAAGACGACAAACATCGTATAGCCGATAGCGTGCAAACTGCTTTTTATGAGAGTGAAGGGGATTGTTACCTGGAGGTAGACGGTAAAAAGATGGAGCATTTCGCCAACCGGTTTGAGCTCGACGGTATCCAGTTCGAGGAGCCGGTGCCCAACCTGTTCTCGTTCAATAATCCTTACGGAGCCTGCCCAACCTGTGAGGGTTTCGGCCAGGTATTGGGAATAGATGCCGACCTGGTAATCCCCGATAAACGCCTGAGCGTATTTGAAGGCGCGGTGGCACCCTGGAGAGGAGAGAAGATGGGCGAATACAAGGAAGCGCTGATTAAATCGGCCCGTAAGTTTGGATTCCCTATACATAAACCCATTGCTGAGCTGACAGACGAACAGGTGAAACTGCTCTGGACCGGCAACGAACACTTCTATGGGCTGAACGAATTCTTCAAAATGGTGGAACAGAACCTCTACAAGGTACAGTACCGCGTGCTGCAGGCCCGTTACCGGGGCCGTACGGTTTGTCCCGATTGTGGTGGTGGCCGTCTGCGTAAAGAAGCCTTGTACATAAAGGTCGGCAATCGCAATATCGCCGAACTGGTAGACATGCCGGTATCCGACCTGAGGAAATGGTTCGATGAACTGCAACTGAATGAATACGAACAACAGATAGGTAAACGCATTCTCATTGAAATCAATCACCGTCTGAAAACCTTGCTGGATGTAGGTCTGGGTTACCTGACCCTCAACCGCGTGGCTAACACGCTGAGTGGTGGGGAAAGCCAGCGTATACAACTGACCCGCACCCTCGGCAGCAACCTGACGAATTCCCTGTATATTCTCGACGAACCCAGTATAGGACTGCACGCCCGGGATACTCACCGGCTTATTAACGTGTTGAAGGAATTGAGAGATCTGGGTAATACCGTAGTGGTGGTGGAACACGATGAAATGATGATGGAAGAAGCAGACTATATCATCGATATGGGGCCGCTGGCCAGCCATCTGGGCGGAGAAGTGATTTTCGCCGGTACTTACCCGCAGATCCTGGAAGACGGGAAAAGTCTTACCGGTAAATATCTCAGTGGTCGTTTGGGTATCGAACCACCTGCAAAGGTTCGTAAATGGAAAAAAGCCATTACCGTGGAAGGCGCCCGCCAGCACAACCTGAAAGATATTACCGTCGACTTTCCGCTGCAGGTGTTCACGGTAATCAGCGGCGTGAGCGGCTCCGGGAAAACCACCCTCGTTAAACAGATCCTGTATCCTGCCCTGATGAAGCTGAAAGGAGAATTTGCAGAAAGAGTAGGTAATCATAAGGCAATAACCGGCGCTGTAGATGATATCACCCAGATAGAGATGATCGATCAGAATCCTATCGGTAAATCGTCACGCTCCAATCCTGTTACCTATATCAAGGCATACGACGAGATCCGCGATCTTTTTGCCCGCCAGCCCCTGAGTAAAATGCGTGGCTTTCAGCCCAAGCATTTTTCCTTCAACGTCGACGGCGGGCGCTGCGATTCCTGTAAAGGAGAAGGGGAAGTGATCGTGGAAATGCAGTTCCTCGCCGATGTGCATCTTACCTGCGAAAGCTGTGGAGGCAAAAGGTTTAAAGATGAAGTACTCGAGGTAACCTATAAGGGCAAGAATATATACGAAGTGCTGGAACTGGGCGTAGATGAAGCGTTGGAATTCTTTAAAGACGAAAAAGACGTTTGTAACAGGATCCGCCCACTGAGTAGTGTGGGACTGGGATATGTAGAGCTTGGCCAGAGCAGCGATACGCTGAGTGGTGGAGAGGCCCAGCGTGTGAAGCTGGCTTCCTTCCTGGGAAAGGGTAAAGCCCAGGGGCATATCCTCTTTATTTTTGACGAACCTACCACTGGTTTGCACTTTCATGATATCCGCAAACTGCTCGACTCCTTTAACGCACTGATTGAACAGGGTCATACGGTGTTGGTAATAGAACACAACCTGGATGTGATTAAAAGCGCCGACTGGGTCATAGATCTTGGTCCTGAAGGCGGTGCTGGCGGTGGAAACCTGCTCTACGCCGGTGTTCCCGAAGGAATGAAGAAAGTGAAAAATAGTCAGACAGGGCAGTTTTTGAAATAG
- a CDS encoding sigma-70 family RNA polymerase sigma factor, which translates to MQVMYKLCDEQLITLFKKGHSSALEELVHRHKDKVFTSILLLVKDPFLAEDIFQDTFIKIIDTIRAERYTEKGKFLPWAMRIAHNLCVDHFRKIKRTPMIRTGDDKDIFDVLGFSDSCAEEKLITRQSHDRVRRMLDMLPEEQREVIILRHYAELSFKEIADLTQVSINTALGRMRYGLINLRKMMTEKQICL; encoded by the coding sequence ATGCAAGTAATGTACAAATTGTGCGATGAGCAGTTGATTACTCTCTTTAAAAAGGGACATTCTTCCGCATTAGAAGAGTTGGTACACCGTCATAAAGACAAGGTGTTCACTTCCATCCTTTTACTGGTAAAGGATCCTTTCCTCGCTGAAGATATATTTCAGGATACCTTTATCAAAATCATTGACACGATCAGGGCAGAACGCTATACCGAGAAAGGAAAATTTTTACCCTGGGCAATGCGTATTGCCCACAACCTGTGCGTAGATCATTTCAGGAAAATCAAACGTACGCCAATGATCAGGACAGGTGATGATAAGGATATTTTTGATGTACTTGGTTTCAGCGACAGTTGTGCCGAGGAGAAGCTGATCACACGTCAGAGCCACGACCGGGTCCGCAGAATGCTGGACATGTTACCGGAAGAGCAACGGGAAGTAATCATATTGCGACATTATGCTGAACTCAGCTTTAAAGAAATTGCAGACCTCACACAAGTGAGTATCAACACCGCACTGGGTCGGATGCGTTATGGTCTGATCAATCTCCGGAAAATGATGACGGAGAAACAAATCTGTCTATGA
- a CDS encoding acetyl-CoA C-acyltransferase, with protein sequence MEVAYIVDAVRTPIGRYGGTLAIVRPDDLLAHVIRALIGRNETLPPAVIEDVIAGAANQAGEDNRNVARMAALLAGLPVTVGGSTVNRLCASGMQAVMDAARAVMCEEGDVYLAGGVESMTRAPFVMAKADSAFSRKPEIYDTTIGWRFTNPRLADMYHPYSMGETAENVATQWSISREDQDVFALRSQTLYKAALDAGKWKDEIVPVEVPSNKNEPVIFAKDEQPRDTSLEKLAALRPAFSKNGSVTAGNSSGINDGAAVLLVVSAKALKQFNLQPLAMVKSMAIAGVDPSVMGIGPVPATRKALLRAGISVDQLHLAELNEAFAAQSLACIRDLELNPDIVNVNGGAIAIGHPLGCSGARIITTLLHEMKRRPGARYGLASMCIGVGQGAAMIFESTR encoded by the coding sequence ATGGAAGTCGCATATATCGTAGACGCTGTACGCACCCCGATCGGCCGGTATGGTGGTACACTCGCCATCGTCAGGCCGGATGATCTGCTTGCTCATGTAATCCGGGCGTTGATTGGAAGAAATGAAACATTACCCCCTGCAGTAATTGAAGATGTGATTGCCGGTGCTGCTAATCAGGCTGGTGAAGATAACCGGAATGTAGCCCGCATGGCGGCGTTGCTGGCGGGGTTGCCGGTAACGGTGGGCGGGAGTACAGTGAATCGTTTATGCGCATCCGGTATGCAGGCGGTGATGGATGCTGCCAGGGCGGTCATGTGTGAGGAAGGAGATGTATACCTCGCCGGCGGAGTGGAAAGTATGACCCGCGCTCCGTTTGTCATGGCCAAGGCCGATAGTGCCTTCAGCCGTAAGCCTGAGATATATGACACCACTATCGGCTGGAGGTTCACGAATCCCAGGCTGGCCGATATGTACCATCCATATTCCATGGGCGAAACTGCCGAAAATGTAGCCACGCAGTGGAGCATAAGCCGGGAAGACCAGGACGTTTTCGCTTTGCGCAGCCAGACGCTCTACAAAGCAGCCCTGGACGCCGGCAAATGGAAGGATGAAATTGTGCCGGTAGAAGTGCCTTCGAATAAAAATGAGCCGGTAATTTTTGCTAAAGACGAGCAGCCCCGGGATACATCACTGGAAAAACTGGCTGCACTCCGGCCGGCTTTCTCGAAAAATGGTTCTGTCACTGCTGGTAACTCCTCAGGGATCAACGATGGAGCAGCCGTGCTCCTGGTGGTTTCTGCAAAAGCATTAAAGCAATTCAATCTTCAGCCACTGGCTATGGTAAAAAGCATGGCTATAGCCGGGGTAGATCCTTCGGTAATGGGAATTGGCCCGGTGCCGGCTACACGCAAAGCACTGCTGCGGGCCGGAATCTCGGTTGATCAGCTGCACCTTGCGGAACTGAATGAAGCCTTCGCTGCCCAGTCGCTTGCCTGCATCCGCGACCTGGAACTAAACCCTGATATAGTAAATGTAAACGGAGGAGCTATTGCGATAGGACACCCTTTAGGCTGCAGCGGCGCCCGTATCATCACCACCCTGTTGCATGAAATGAAGCGCCGGCCTGGTGCCAGGTATGGCCTGGCTTCGATGTGTATTGGGGTTGGCCAGGGAGCTGCGATGATCTTCGAAAGTACACGGTAA
- the rlmN gene encoding 23S rRNA (adenine(2503)-C(2))-methyltransferase RlmN, producing MKSDNKNIRHLSLPALQEYFGSIGEKPFRAKQVYEWIWLRHADSFEAMTNLSKDLRQKLAEHFTIPAVKVDTIQQSNDGTIKSRFRLHDNHLVEGVLIPTDTRQTACVSSQVGCSLSCKFCATGFMDRKRNLEYDEIYDEVALINQQALETYGKKLSNIVFMGMGEPLLNYKNVLKAIERITAEDGLGMSPKRITVSTAGVAKMIRQLGDDKVRFNLALSLHAANDKKRSEIMPINDSNNLKELIAALNHFYKETGNDISFEYILFKDFNDSKEDADELIRIFRQVPADLVNIIEYNPIDMARFQKPDALVAEEFMEYLGKNRVNARLRRSRGKDIDAACGQLANKG from the coding sequence ATGAAGTCTGACAATAAAAATATCCGGCATTTAAGTTTACCGGCTTTACAGGAATATTTCGGATCAATAGGCGAAAAGCCTTTCCGCGCGAAACAGGTGTATGAATGGATATGGCTCCGTCATGCTGATAGTTTCGAGGCAATGACCAATCTCTCCAAGGATCTGCGGCAGAAATTAGCTGAACATTTTACCATTCCGGCCGTAAAAGTAGATACCATACAGCAAAGCAATGATGGCACTATCAAGAGCCGTTTCCGCCTGCATGACAATCATCTGGTGGAAGGGGTACTGATTCCCACTGACACCCGGCAGACAGCCTGTGTTTCGTCACAGGTAGGTTGCAGCCTGAGCTGTAAATTTTGCGCCACCGGGTTTATGGACCGCAAGCGGAACCTCGAATATGACGAGATCTATGATGAGGTTGCCCTGATTAATCAGCAGGCACTGGAAACCTATGGAAAAAAATTGAGTAACATCGTATTCATGGGAATGGGAGAGCCTTTGCTGAATTACAAAAATGTACTGAAAGCTATAGAACGGATCACTGCTGAAGACGGGCTGGGCATGTCGCCCAAGCGCATTACCGTTTCCACGGCAGGAGTAGCCAAGATGATCCGCCAGCTGGGGGATGACAAGGTCCGTTTCAACCTGGCCCTTTCCCTGCACGCTGCCAATGATAAAAAACGCAGTGAGATCATGCCCATCAACGACTCCAATAATCTGAAGGAGTTGATTGCAGCGCTGAATCATTTCTATAAAGAAACAGGCAACGATATTTCCTTTGAATACATTCTCTTCAAGGATTTTAACGATTCAAAGGAAGATGCGGACGAACTGATCAGGATTTTCCGGCAGGTGCCGGCCGACCTGGTGAATATCATCGAATACAACCCCATCGATATGGCCAGGTTCCAGAAACCGGATGCACTCGTTGCTGAAGAATTCATGGAATATCTGGGTAAAAATCGTGTGAATGCAAGATTACGCCGCAGCCGGGGTAAGGATATAGATGCTGCCTGCGGACAACTGGCGAACAAAGGCTGA
- a CDS encoding pseudouridine synthase, with product MKKDQPAKKGFSPSKDNRFGKNDKPAGKRSRFSDNGERPGKASAKDSHRDGTFSGKSRFQGEKSGDEKSGFGKRSFNSGDTKFTRGDKSKRFGNDESKTGNSGTKTGRFGADKSRFGADKKEFRKPADGTFKSGFNKDKGFSKQDDNKPAFRRESTDGSGEKPARKRTYGATSTRKNDDSAFHFHGDGKKGANRETPSGFNRKKFFDKTNERFADKQDRKKKIKVRTPDNTGSGDHHKESKESIFGPGEMPLNKYIAHCGLCSRRKAVDFIKEGKVTVNGQLVTEPATKVTNKDVVTMLDKKLQLTKNLLYILLNKPKGYITTTDDPEGRRTVMDLIQEATENERVYPVGRLDRNTSGLLLLTNDGELAQRLAHPKNNIKKIYQVELDKPLTKTDFDKILAGVTLEDGVANVDALGYVDPKDKRQIGIEIHSGKNRIVRRIFEHLEYNVEKLDRVMYAGLTKKTLNRGQWRFLTEKEVILLKHFK from the coding sequence ATGAAGAAAGATCAACCTGCTAAAAAAGGGTTTAGTCCTTCGAAGGACAACAGGTTCGGGAAAAACGATAAACCAGCAGGCAAACGTAGCCGCTTCTCCGACAATGGCGAAAGACCAGGAAAAGCTTCTGCAAAAGACAGTCACAGGGATGGAACGTTTTCGGGTAAATCACGTTTTCAGGGTGAGAAATCCGGTGATGAAAAATCCGGCTTCGGCAAACGCAGCTTCAACAGCGGCGATACGAAGTTTACACGTGGCGACAAAAGCAAGCGCTTTGGAAATGATGAAAGCAAAACCGGCAACAGCGGAACGAAAACCGGACGATTCGGTGCAGATAAAAGCCGTTTCGGTGCAGATAAAAAAGAATTCCGCAAACCCGCAGATGGCACTTTCAAAAGTGGCTTTAATAAAGACAAAGGATTCTCAAAGCAGGACGACAATAAACCCGCTTTCAGGAGAGAAAGTACTGACGGTTCCGGCGAAAAGCCTGCCCGTAAACGGACTTACGGCGCTACCAGCACCCGAAAAAACGATGACAGTGCCTTTCATTTCCATGGCGATGGTAAAAAGGGCGCCAATCGCGAAACACCCAGTGGGTTTAATCGTAAGAAATTCTTTGATAAAACCAATGAACGTTTCGCTGACAAACAGGACAGAAAGAAGAAAATAAAAGTAAGGACACCTGACAATACCGGGTCGGGCGACCACCATAAAGAAAGCAAAGAAAGTATATTTGGTCCGGGTGAGATGCCATTGAACAAATATATTGCGCACTGTGGCCTTTGCTCTCGCAGGAAAGCAGTTGATTTCATTAAAGAAGGGAAGGTGACAGTGAACGGACAACTGGTGACAGAACCGGCCACAAAAGTGACTAACAAAGATGTGGTAACGATGCTGGATAAAAAGCTGCAGCTCACCAAAAACCTCCTGTATATTCTGCTCAATAAACCCAAAGGATACATTACTACTACAGATGACCCGGAAGGGCGCAGAACAGTAATGGATCTTATTCAGGAAGCTACAGAAAATGAAAGGGTGTATCCGGTGGGCCGGCTCGACCGGAATACTTCCGGCTTATTGCTACTGACCAATGATGGAGAGCTTGCGCAGCGTCTGGCACATCCGAAAAACAACATCAAAAAGATCTATCAGGTAGAACTGGATAAACCGCTTACCAAGACTGATTTCGACAAGATCCTTGCAGGCGTGACACTGGAAGACGGCGTGGCGAATGTAGATGCACTGGGTTATGTAGATCCGAAAGACAAGCGCCAGATAGGTATTGAGATTCACAGTGGTAAAAACCGTATTGTACGCCGCATCTTCGAGCACCTGGAATACAATGTGGAAAAACTGGACCGTGTGATGTATGCGGGTTTGACGAAGAAAACACTGAATCGTGGGCAGTGGCGCTTCCTTACAGAAAAGGAAGTGATATTACTGAAACACTTTAAATAA
- a CDS encoding RluA family pseudouridine synthase: MRLAEHIILETPDFVVVNKPSGVLTLPDRHDNELTSLIAIMKKAYGEIYTVHRLDRDTSGIILFARTEAAHKYYSQLFESRDVKKFYLGLVSGQLSVKQGNVSEGIMEHPVQKGKMVTNRKGKPSSTDYEVLEEFGLYSLVKLQIHTGRTHQIRVHMKYLGHPIAVDEFYGSAQPVLLSAIKKKFKLGKHTEEERPLLNRLALHAWMLIFKDPSGKEYTIEAPLPKDMHALLTQLRKSKKGITNYRGS, translated from the coding sequence ATGCGATTAGCTGAGCATATAATACTTGAAACACCTGATTTTGTTGTGGTCAACAAGCCTTCAGGTGTACTTACATTACCCGACCGCCACGACAATGAGCTTACCTCTCTGATAGCCATTATGAAAAAGGCATATGGAGAGATATATACCGTTCATCGCCTGGATCGTGATACCAGCGGCATTATACTATTTGCCCGGACTGAAGCGGCTCATAAATACTATTCCCAGCTGTTTGAAAGCAGGGATGTGAAAAAATTCTACCTGGGCCTGGTTAGCGGACAGTTGTCGGTTAAACAGGGCAATGTTAGTGAAGGTATCATGGAGCATCCTGTGCAGAAGGGGAAGATGGTGACAAACCGCAAGGGGAAGCCTTCCTCCACGGATTATGAAGTACTGGAAGAATTTGGGCTGTATAGCCTGGTAAAACTGCAGATACATACCGGTCGTACCCACCAGATCAGGGTACACATGAAATATCTCGGCCATCCCATTGCTGTGGATGAATTTTATGGTAGTGCACAACCAGTGTTATTATCCGCTATCAAGAAAAAATTCAAGTTGGGCAAGCACACAGAAGAAGAACGGCCATTGTTAAACCGGCTGGCCTTACATGCGTGGATGCTGATTTTCAAAGATCCTTCCGGAAAAGAGTATACTATTGAGGCGCCCTTACCCAAAGATATGCACGCATTGCTGACTCAATTGAGGAAGAGCAAGAAAGGAATTACGAATTATCGTGGCTCTTAA
- a CDS encoding peroxiredoxin, with amino-acid sequence MSLRLGDAAPNFKANTTIGEIDFYDFLGEGWGILFSHPADFTPVCTTELGRTAQLNDEFAKRNTKVLAVSVDPLDKHLSWINDINETQNCDVTFPIIADENRTVANLYDMIHPNASETFTVRSLFIIGPDKKIKLIITYPASTGRNFVEVLRVLDSLQLTAKYSVATPADWKDGEDVIVTAAVPTADIPARFPKGHKIIKPYLRTTPQPNK; translated from the coding sequence ATGAGTTTAAGACTGGGCGACGCTGCTCCTAATTTCAAGGCCAATACCACAATAGGGGAAATAGATTTTTACGATTTCCTCGGTGAAGGTTGGGGAATCTTATTTTCTCATCCGGCTGACTTTACCCCGGTATGTACTACCGAACTGGGAAGAACGGCACAGCTGAATGATGAGTTCGCAAAACGCAATACAAAAGTGCTGGCTGTCAGCGTTGATCCTCTGGATAAACACCTGAGCTGGATAAATGATATTAACGAAACACAAAACTGTGACGTAACTTTCCCTATTATTGCAGACGAAAACAGAACAGTGGCCAATTTGTATGATATGATCCATCCAAATGCCTCTGAAACATTTACTGTTAGATCGCTGTTTATCATAGGACCAGACAAAAAGATAAAACTGATTATCACTTATCCGGCCTCTACAGGAAGAAATTTCGTAGAAGTGCTGAGAGTACTGGACTCCTTACAACTAACCGCCAAATACAGTGTAGCCACACCGGCCGACTGGAAAGATGGTGAAGATGTAATTGTAACAGCAGCAGTACCAACAGCAGATATTCCTGCTCGTTTTCCGAAAGGCCACAAAATTATCAAGCCTTATCTGAGAACCACACCGCAGCCGAATAAATAG
- a CDS encoding WYL domain-containing protein, translating to MPKNKDAVSRYRWIDERLRAKQKPKPSLDDLIEYVSEKMGTGISTRTIQKDIQDMRQDPELNYMAPIVYDRSSGTYRYSDDDFSIGNSPIEEADLQGLEIAIGILEQFRSLPVIQQFEDAILKIAANLKMNREALQHQGLIKFSRASQYKGAEHIPEIVDAIKNLEVIRIAYQSFERNEPKEHWVEPYHLREYQHRFYLIGKSQKTRGGAVITFALDRVVKLWPTNKHFDEKNFDEASYFQHAVGITVHEGAPENVLLSFTPKQGKYVKSQPIHASQKVVEDNSKECRISLNVVINPELTMTLLSYGAQVKVLKPAHLVKKIAEESKSVAGLYK from the coding sequence TTGCCAAAGAATAAAGACGCTGTATCGCGCTACCGTTGGATCGATGAGCGGTTGCGTGCCAAGCAAAAACCCAAACCCTCCCTGGATGACCTGATTGAATACGTGTCTGAAAAAATGGGAACCGGTATTTCCACCCGTACCATTCAGAAAGATATCCAGGATATGCGCCAGGACCCTGAGCTGAACTACATGGCGCCCATTGTATATGACCGTAGCAGCGGCACTTACCGCTATTCAGATGATGATTTCTCTATCGGTAACTCCCCTATAGAAGAAGCAGATCTGCAGGGACTGGAAATTGCGATCGGCATTCTTGAACAGTTCCGCAGCCTACCTGTAATACAACAATTTGAAGACGCGATTCTGAAAATTGCCGCTAACCTGAAAATGAACCGGGAAGCGCTGCAGCATCAGGGTTTGATTAAATTCTCCCGTGCCTCCCAATACAAAGGAGCAGAACATATTCCGGAAATTGTAGACGCTATCAAAAACCTTGAAGTGATCAGGATCGCCTATCAGAGCTTCGAAAGAAATGAGCCGAAAGAACATTGGGTGGAGCCTTATCACCTGCGGGAATACCAGCACCGTTTTTACCTGATCGGTAAAAGTCAGAAAACACGTGGCGGCGCGGTGATTACTTTTGCACTCGACAGGGTAGTAAAACTCTGGCCTACCAATAAACACTTTGATGAAAAGAATTTTGATGAGGCCAGTTATTTTCAGCATGCCGTGGGCATTACTGTACACGAAGGAGCACCTGAAAATGTATTACTCAGCTTTACCCCAAAACAGGGTAAGTATGTAAAATCACAGCCTATACACGCTTCTCAGAAAGTAGTGGAAGATAATAGTAAGGAATGCCGTATATCCCTGAACGTGGTAATTAACCCTGAGCTTACAATGACACTGCTCAGTTACGGAGCCCAGGTAAAAGTGCTGAAACCAGCTCACCTGGTAAAAAAGATTGCTGAAGAATCGAAATCTGTAGCGGGGTTATACAAATAA